From candidate division KSB1 bacterium, a single genomic window includes:
- a CDS encoding O-antigen ligase family protein, translating to MREGSIDTTGSLDRTLAAITRGALYVTVAAMPFSIAVTQTALAVAVLAWLSRMAVQRRLLLQRTSLELAFVLYVAAELVALVFSVNVPNAVVYLKRLLLIATVYVVGSNVESERTLQRLMATFLLAMSLYSLWGVGSFVVNPSVRVRHIQNSMTAGGLTMMATVVAAAVACEQKETRVRLLALAAAIANGVCLFLTNTRGSWLGLAVALVVMASLVDWRLVVVVPVLAILAYLAVPGEYKARVSHFFDPHYRTNAYRITWWKTGWRIFKDHPVTGVGDIDTGAIYRQYMGPEETQAVGHFHNNFVHIAVTLGALGLAAFTFLMVRILLLLVAARRAARSPALREVTLAGLCGFVAFLVNGLFEWNYGDAEVATLLWWLVGMVVAAVVLTRRSLAVGAMVVEVPG from the coding sequence ATGAGAGAAGGCAGCATCGACACCACAGGCAGCCTGGACCGAACGTTGGCGGCCATTACACGTGGCGCGCTCTACGTAACCGTGGCCGCCATGCCGTTTAGCATCGCGGTGACGCAGACGGCGCTGGCCGTCGCCGTGCTCGCCTGGTTATCTCGAATGGCGGTGCAAAGACGTCTCCTTCTGCAGCGCACGTCCTTAGAACTGGCTTTTGTTCTCTACGTGGCGGCCGAACTTGTCGCCCTAGTCTTCTCCGTGAACGTGCCCAATGCGGTCGTGTATCTTAAGCGGCTGCTGCTCATCGCCACCGTGTACGTGGTGGGGAGCAACGTGGAAAGCGAGCGCACCCTGCAGCGCCTGATGGCTACCTTTCTCCTCGCAATGTCGTTGTACTCACTGTGGGGCGTGGGTTCGTTTGTGGTGAACCCGTCAGTGCGAGTGCGGCACATTCAGAATTCTATGACCGCCGGTGGCCTGACCATGATGGCGACCGTTGTGGCCGCAGCGGTAGCCTGCGAACAGAAGGAGACAAGAGTCCGACTTTTGGCCCTGGCAGCGGCGATTGCCAACGGTGTGTGCCTTTTCTTGACTAACACTCGCGGCTCATGGCTGGGTCTGGCAGTTGCGCTGGTGGTCATGGCCTCGCTTGTCGACTGGCGCCTGGTGGTGGTCGTGCCGGTTTTGGCCATTCTGGCGTATCTTGCCGTGCCAGGCGAGTACAAGGCTCGGGTCTCTCACTTTTTCGACCCGCACTACCGGACCAACGCCTACCGTATCACTTGGTGGAAGACCGGGTGGCGCATCTTCAAGGACCATCCGGTTACAGGCGTGGGCGATATCGATACAGGCGCTATCTACCGGCAGTACATGGGGCCCGAGGAGACGCAAGCGGTGGGGCATTTTCACAACAACTTTGTGCACATTGCGGTGACTTTGGGCGCTCTCGGTCTTGCGGCGTTCACCTTCCTGATGGTCCGCATCTTGCTTTTGCTGGTGGCGGCGCGGCGAGCAGCGCGCTCACCGGCCCTGCGAGAAGTCACATTAGCCGGTCTGTGCGGCTTTGTCGCCTTTCTCGTCAATGGCCTTTTCGAGTGGAACTACGGGGACGCCGAAGTGGCTACACTTTTGTGGTGGCTGGTGGGAATGGTGGTAGCGGCTGTCGTACTCACTCGACGCTCGCTGGCTGTGGGCGCGATGGTAGTGGAAGTTCCTGGATGA
- a CDS encoding RidA family protein — translation MKTVVATGDAPKAIGPYSQAVLAGTGLVFTAGQLGLDPRTGELVGPGIKEQTQQALTNLAAVLRAAGSSLERVVKTTVFLADLNDFAAMNEVYAQFFPTDPPARSAVQVARLPKDARVEIEAVAERA, via the coding sequence ATGAAAACTGTCGTGGCAACAGGTGATGCACCCAAGGCCATTGGACCATATAGTCAGGCAGTCCTCGCGGGGACTGGTCTGGTATTCACGGCAGGTCAGTTGGGTCTGGACCCTCGCACCGGCGAGCTGGTCGGGCCAGGCATAAAAGAGCAGACGCAGCAGGCTTTGACCAACTTAGCCGCAGTGCTCAGGGCTGCCGGATCCAGCCTGGAGCGCGTAGTCAAGACCACGGTGTTCCTTGCGGATCTGAACGACTTTGCGGCGATGAACGAGGTGTACGCGCAGTTTTTCCCGACCGACCCACCGGCGCGCTCGGCGGTGCAAGTGGCGCGATTGCCTAAGGACGCTCGCGTCGAGATCGAGGCAGTGGCTGAACGTGCGTAA
- a CDS encoding DUF5683 domain-containing protein codes for MRNAGSLILGWLCLLSTAVQPLEAGAPTAPSFAFPVAAASDSQATQRRSPTGAMVRSLLVPGWGQWYNGKKWKAALVVTTELSLAGQAIWQNQLLQRATDPATREYHLTNRNTANWLLALAVLLSMLDAYVDGHFSDFDESPDLAHAQRCWSEVGGLAPGAAHIRIAVRL; via the coding sequence GTGCGTAATGCTGGAAGTCTCATACTGGGCTGGCTTTGTCTGCTGAGCACGGCGGTCCAACCATTAGAGGCAGGGGCGCCTACAGCACCTTCCTTTGCCTTTCCGGTGGCAGCTGCCAGCGACTCACAAGCCACGCAGCGGCGCTCGCCGACTGGTGCGATGGTGCGCTCCTTACTCGTGCCGGGGTGGGGCCAATGGTACAACGGAAAGAAATGGAAGGCAGCCCTGGTAGTGACCACCGAACTCTCTTTGGCGGGGCAGGCCATATGGCAGAACCAGCTCTTGCAACGTGCCACCGACCCTGCCACACGCGAGTATCATCTGACTAACCGCAACACTGCAAACTGGTTGCTGGCCCTGGCGGTCTTGCTCAGCATGCTCGATGCGTACGTGGATGGACATTTCTCCGACTTTGACGAGAGTCCTGATCTCGCCCATGCGCAACGGTGCTGGTCAGAGGTCGGTGGATTGGCACCTGGCGCCGCACACATTCGCATAGCGGTGAGACTCTGA
- a CDS encoding sodium-dependent transporter, with protein sequence MTEGHTERGTWGSSVGFILAAAGSAVGLGNIWRFPYVVGENGGGAFVLLYILCVVFICAPVMIAELALGRHTQRNPVGAFRTLVPGSPWKVIGALGVLTGVGILSFYSVVAGWTLQYAVRSVVTPNYIRYSQEEAERVWTDFSSDPENLRRALAEEGIITQDAGSPSDEQVRTIWQQFTSEPRFGVFREKMLGRLHNRALFEQFASHPFLPTVYLLMFILLTGAVVAGGVGAGIERWSRILMPILFVLLLVLAVRAVTLPGASRGLAFYLKPELSKLSVEAFARALGQAFFSLSLGMGTILTYGSYLSRRENIIRSAGWICLSDTLVAFIAGLVIFPTLFAMGFRPDAGVSLAFVVLPSIFAHMPAGALFGAAFFLLLCVAALTSTISLLEVPVAYLVDEHHWGRKSAVVATCAVAFLLGIGSALSTGAVPVLTRIPGVGVGVLEFLNALFGNYALSVGALGIALFVGYRWGIRAVAAEIEQHGNKFLFRGIWSVLIRYVSPLGIAIVLAYILITGKYF encoded by the coding sequence GTGACAGAAGGGCACACAGAACGAGGCACGTGGGGCTCATCGGTGGGTTTCATTCTTGCTGCTGCCGGATCGGCCGTCGGCCTTGGCAATATCTGGCGTTTTCCGTACGTCGTAGGGGAAAACGGCGGTGGCGCCTTCGTACTGCTCTACATCCTGTGCGTGGTGTTTATCTGCGCACCGGTCATGATCGCCGAATTGGCGCTGGGCCGCCACACGCAACGTAATCCCGTCGGGGCATTTCGCACGCTTGTCCCTGGAAGTCCATGGAAGGTAATTGGGGCACTGGGGGTACTTACTGGCGTCGGTATCCTCTCATTCTATTCCGTAGTGGCTGGGTGGACATTGCAGTACGCCGTGCGTTCCGTTGTGACTCCCAACTACATTCGCTATAGCCAAGAAGAAGCAGAGAGGGTATGGACCGACTTTAGCAGTGACCCAGAAAACCTTCGCCGCGCTCTGGCAGAGGAGGGCATAATCACTCAGGACGCCGGCAGCCCGTCTGATGAGCAAGTACGGACCATCTGGCAGCAGTTTACGAGCGAGCCCCGCTTTGGAGTGTTCAGAGAGAAGATGTTGGGCCGTCTGCATAATCGCGCCTTGTTCGAGCAATTCGCCTCCCACCCGTTTCTGCCGACAGTATATCTGCTGATGTTCATCCTGCTCACCGGAGCGGTTGTCGCCGGGGGCGTGGGCGCCGGCATCGAGCGTTGGTCGCGGATTCTTATGCCCATCCTCTTCGTGCTTCTGCTTGTGCTGGCCGTCCGAGCTGTGACTCTGCCCGGCGCCTCAAGAGGGCTAGCGTTCTATCTCAAGCCAGAGCTTAGTAAACTCTCCGTGGAAGCGTTTGCCAGGGCTTTGGGCCAAGCCTTCTTTTCCTTGAGCCTTGGTATGGGCACGATACTCACTTACGGCAGCTATCTATCCAGGCGGGAGAACATTATTCGCTCGGCAGGATGGATCTGTCTTTCTGACACGTTGGTTGCGTTTATCGCTGGTCTGGTCATTTTCCCCACACTCTTTGCCATGGGTTTCCGTCCCGACGCTGGTGTGAGTCTGGCCTTCGTGGTATTGCCGTCAATCTTTGCCCACATGCCAGCCGGAGCCCTATTTGGCGCGGCCTTTTTCCTGTTGCTCTGCGTGGCCGCGCTGACCTCCACCATCTCGCTCCTCGAGGTGCCCGTTGCTTACCTGGTGGATGAACACCACTGGGGTCGCAAATCGGCAGTGGTCGCGACCTGTGCGGTGGCTTTTCTGCTGGGCATTGGCTCGGCTTTGTCCACCGGCGCCGTTCCCGTGCTGACGCGGATACCAGGCGTAGGCGTTGGGGTTCTGGAGTTCCTTAATGCCCTGTTCGGCAACTACGCCCTCTCGGTAGGCGCTCTGGGCATCGCCCTCTTTGTGGGCTATCGCTGGGGGATAAGAGCCGTCGCTGCCGAGATCGAACAGCACGGCAACAAGTTCCTCTTCCGGGGCATCTGGTCAGTACTTATTCGCTATGTATCTCCCTTGGGTATCGCCATTGTGCTGGCGTACATCTTGATCACGGGCAAATACTTTTGA
- a CDS encoding HDIG domain-containing protein: protein MLTREEAYRLAESRFTNRNLFKHVLAVEAVMRELAAHFGQDVEQWGLAGLLHDLDYEETAQSPERHGLRTVELLAGYDVDEEVIHAIKSHNNHAPRETLMDKAMYASDPVTGLIVAAALMHPSKKLAAVDVPFILRRFKEKAFAKGANREQIKTCEEFGLQLDEFLGLALKAMQGIHAELGL from the coding sequence ATGCTGACACGAGAAGAAGCGTATCGTTTAGCCGAATCGCGCTTCACCAATCGCAACCTCTTCAAACACGTGCTAGCGGTGGAAGCTGTGATGCGGGAACTCGCTGCCCACTTTGGGCAAGACGTGGAGCAGTGGGGCCTTGCCGGTCTGCTGCATGACCTGGACTATGAAGAGACCGCTCAGTCACCCGAAAGACATGGATTGCGTACGGTGGAACTCTTGGCAGGGTATGATGTGGATGAGGAAGTCATTCACGCCATCAAAAGCCACAACAATCACGCTCCGCGCGAAACCCTGATGGACAAAGCGATGTACGCGTCGGACCCCGTGACGGGGCTGATAGTGGCAGCGGCGCTCATGCATCCCAGCAAGAAGTTGGCTGCTGTGGATGTGCCCTTTATCCTGCGGCGCTTTAAGGAGAAAGCCTTTGCCAAGGGGGCCAATAGGGAGCAGATCAAGACCTGCGAGGAGTTTGGGCTCCAGTTAGATGAGTTCTTGGGCCTTGCGCTCAAAGCCATGCAGGGCATTCACGCGGAATTGGGGCTGTAG
- the purF gene encoding amidophosphoribosyltransferase — translation MVTTWTDKPLCNCGVVGVYGHPEAARLVYLCLYALQHRGQESAGIVASDFVHMQRHAGLGLVADVFSDAATLTRLAGSMAIGHNRYSTTGSPHLANSQPIMVNAQDGPLAIAHNGNLVNSGSCRRRLVSDGAIFQTSTDTEVILHLIARSKRATLVERLMEALTQVQGAYSLVLMSRTQLIAVRDPRGFRPLSLGRKDGAYVIASETCAMDLIDAEYLREVEPGEVLVIDDNGLRSERLPEQAPRAACIFEFIYFSRPDSKIFGENVDKCRRKLGKTLALEHPTEGDIVISVPDSSNTAAVGFSRRSGIKFELGLIRNHYIGRTFIHPDQDVRDFSVRVKFNPVRGVLADRRVVVVEDSIVRGTTLRHLVRMIRAAGAKEVHVRVSSPPIISPCYYGMDFPTRDELIACSRSVEEIRQFIGADTLAYLSMEGMLASVPQDRGGYCHACFDGNYPLPPERASKFQHEQAYWVPHQ, via the coding sequence GTGGTAACGACCTGGACAGACAAACCGTTGTGCAACTGTGGCGTCGTGGGTGTGTATGGCCATCCCGAGGCGGCGCGATTGGTGTACCTCTGCCTCTATGCGCTCCAGCATCGCGGACAGGAGAGCGCCGGCATTGTCGCCAGTGACTTTGTGCACATGCAGCGCCATGCTGGCTTGGGGCTCGTGGCGGACGTCTTTTCCGATGCGGCCACACTGACGCGCCTGGCCGGGTCTATGGCCATCGGCCACAACCGCTATTCCACAACCGGGTCTCCGCACCTGGCCAATTCCCAGCCCATCATGGTGAATGCGCAGGACGGACCGCTGGCTATCGCCCACAACGGCAACTTAGTTAATTCCGGCTCATGCCGCCGCCGCTTGGTGAGTGATGGGGCGATCTTCCAGACAAGCACAGACACCGAGGTCATCCTCCACCTCATCGCGCGCTCCAAGCGCGCAACGCTGGTAGAACGACTGATGGAGGCTCTGACCCAGGTCCAGGGCGCTTACTCGCTTGTGCTCATGAGTCGCACCCAGCTCATTGCAGTGCGCGACCCCCGGGGCTTCAGGCCCCTGTCTTTGGGGCGCAAAGACGGCGCCTACGTGATCGCCTCCGAAACGTGTGCCATGGACCTCATCGATGCCGAGTACCTCCGGGAGGTGGAGCCTGGCGAGGTGCTGGTCATCGACGACAACGGCCTGCGTAGCGAGCGCCTGCCGGAACAGGCCCCGCGCGCCGCTTGCATCTTCGAGTTCATCTACTTCTCGCGTCCTGATAGCAAGATCTTCGGTGAGAACGTGGACAAGTGCCGGCGCAAGTTGGGCAAGACGCTGGCGCTGGAGCACCCCACTGAGGGCGACATCGTCATCTCGGTGCCCGATTCCAGCAACACGGCAGCGGTAGGATTTTCGCGGCGCTCAGGTATCAAGTTCGAGCTGGGACTTATTCGCAACCACTACATCGGGCGTACGTTTATCCACCCGGACCAGGACGTCCGCGATTTTAGCGTGCGCGTCAAGTTCAATCCGGTCCGCGGGGTGCTGGCAGACCGACGCGTGGTGGTGGTGGAGGACTCCATCGTCCGGGGTACGACTCTGCGCCATCTGGTGCGGATGATTCGCGCAGCAGGTGCAAAGGAGGTGCATGTACGGGTCAGCTCCCCACCCATCATCTCCCCCTGCTACTACGGCATGGACTTCCCCACCAGGGATGAGCTTATTGCCTGCTCCCGGAGCGTTGAGGAGATCCGTCAGTTCATCGGGGCGGACACGCTGGCGTACCTTTCCATGGAGGGCATGCTGGCCTCCGTACCGCAGGACCGGGGCGGGTATTGCCATGCCTGTTTCGACGGCAACTATCCGTTGCCTCCCGAACGGGCGAGTAAATTCCAGCATGAACAGGCATACTGGGTGCCACATCAGTAA
- a CDS encoding UbiA family prenyltransferase has product MSRLLRLWDYVFVLRPTLLFPVWTVFLAGHSAQLRFGHSLARISWRGAWDFDYILVALLVTLCLGATFVLNQVADMESDRLNRKLFLLATGELSAGSAAVEVGLLGLTSIGLGFVLKPALGVALLACFLIAGVLYSCPPFVCKDRPYAGLLCNGLGALAVFACGWLVRGKVHSGMWFHALPFVFALWSLYFFTTLPDVEGDRAAGKITIGVLFGPRVSARLALVAEVGTLVSSFLLRDWFIFAPALTALPLFIIAALKGTVAAGVRTTKFGLLFVALAYCYLFPGFLVVLALVFLACKIYYRRRFQINYPSFDVG; this is encoded by the coding sequence ATGAGTCGATTGCTTCGTCTGTGGGACTATGTCTTCGTGTTGCGGCCGACGCTGCTTTTTCCTGTGTGGACGGTCTTCCTTGCCGGTCACTCGGCCCAACTCCGTTTTGGCCACTCGCTGGCCCGTATCTCATGGCGAGGGGCATGGGACTTTGATTACATCCTCGTGGCCTTGCTCGTGACTCTGTGTCTCGGCGCCACGTTCGTGCTGAACCAGGTGGCAGACATGGAGAGCGACCGGCTCAACAGGAAGCTATTCCTTCTCGCCACGGGAGAGCTGAGTGCCGGAAGTGCGGCCGTGGAGGTAGGACTTCTTGGTTTGACATCCATCGGGCTTGGCTTTGTCCTCAAGCCGGCATTGGGGGTAGCGCTCTTGGCCTGCTTCCTGATTGCAGGGGTGCTGTACAGCTGTCCGCCCTTTGTGTGCAAGGATCGGCCTTACGCAGGGCTGTTGTGCAATGGTCTGGGAGCGCTGGCTGTTTTTGCCTGCGGATGGCTTGTGCGCGGGAAGGTGCATTCCGGGATGTGGTTTCACGCGTTGCCCTTCGTGTTCGCGCTGTGGTCCCTCTACTTTTTCACCACCCTGCCGGATGTGGAGGGCGACCGCGCCGCCGGCAAGATAACCATCGGCGTGCTCTTCGGACCCCGTGTCAGCGCACGGTTGGCCCTGGTGGCAGAAGTGGGCACTTTGGTCAGTTCTTTCTTGTTGCGCGATTGGTTCATCTTTGCTCCTGCCCTGACCGCGTTGCCTTTGTTCATCATCGCGGCCCTCAAGGGCACCGTGGCAGCGGGTGTGCGCACCACGAAGTTCGGCCTGCTCTTTGTCGCGCTCGCCTATTGTTACCTGTTCCCTGGCTTCCTCGTGGTGCTGGCGCTGGTCTTCTTGGCTTGTAAGATTTACTATCGGCGCCGCTTTCAGATTAACTACCCAAGCTTCGACGTAGGTTAG
- a CDS encoding 4Fe-4S binding protein, whose translation MKQKTLLLKDDLCDLCGTCVAVCPVDALELSELRLLIDGKRCTLCMNCVHACPFACLEVRDEVPV comes from the coding sequence ATGAAGCAGAAGACTCTTCTCCTGAAAGATGACTTGTGTGACTTGTGCGGCACATGTGTGGCGGTCTGCCCAGTAGATGCCCTGGAGCTGAGCGAGCTCCGTTTGCTCATAGATGGGAAACGGTGCACGCTGTGCATGAATTGCGTGCACGCCTGCCCCTTCGCCTGCCTGGAGGTGCGTGATGAAGTCCCGGTATGA